The following are encoded in a window of Flavobacterium psychrotrophum genomic DNA:
- a CDS encoding SDR family oxidoreductase, translated as MKLTNSKILITGGASGIGLGLTERFVSLGNTVIIVGRRAELLDEVAAKYPGKVVAKTADLSSKESRKELYDWVAENHADLEAFINNAGIQNWMDVSDADFLDRALAEIVTNIEAPLHLTALFAKLPSLKTLVNVTSGLAFVPASKIAVYSATKAFFHSFTLSTRYMLKGKGIEVIELIPPALDTDLGGTGIHSQFPPVSGFIDSVFADLEQGKTEITYMHSTDMANGGPEVLKARFDVLNP; from the coding sequence ATGAAACTTACAAACAGCAAAATTTTAATAACAGGTGGTGCCAGCGGCATTGGCCTGGGTCTTACAGAACGTTTTGTATCATTGGGCAATACCGTAATAATTGTTGGCCGCCGTGCCGAACTGTTAGATGAGGTTGCCGCAAAATATCCGGGTAAGGTTGTTGCAAAAACAGCCGACCTTAGTAGCAAGGAGAGCCGCAAAGAATTGTACGACTGGGTAGCTGAAAACCATGCAGACTTAGAAGCCTTTATTAACAACGCCGGTATCCAGAACTGGATGGACGTTTCTGATGCCGACTTCCTGGATCGTGCCCTTGCCGAAATTGTAACTAACATTGAAGCGCCACTGCACCTTACGGCACTGTTTGCCAAATTGCCATCGCTTAAAACGCTGGTTAACGTTACATCGGGCCTTGCGTTTGTACCTGCCAGTAAAATTGCGGTGTACAGTGCTACTAAGGCGTTCTTCCATTCGTTTACACTAAGTACACGTTATATGTTAAAAGGTAAAGGTATCGAAGTAATAGAGCTTATACCGCCGGCACTGGATACTGATCTTGGTGGTACGGGCATACACAGTCAGTTTCCTCCCGTTAGCGGATTTATCGATAGCGTTTTTGCCGATCTTGAGCAGGGCAAAACAGAGATTACATATATGCACAGTACTGATATGGCTAACGGCGGCCCCGAAGTACTTAAGGCACGCTTTGATGTGCTTAATCCATAA
- a CDS encoding LexA family protein, translating into MPVNSNKPRLSIHPAETDSLIELPLFTHGVSAGFPSPALDFMEYKIDLNKYLTRNALSTFYIRVSGHSMINAGIDDGDLLVVDRSLDPADGRIAICLIDGEFTVKRLKYTPDGLLLMPENPAYQPIAVTDQNQFVLWGLVTYVIKKII; encoded by the coding sequence ATGCCGGTAAACAGTAACAAGCCAAGGCTGAGCATACATCCGGCAGAAACGGATAGCCTTATCGAACTTCCTTTGTTTACGCACGGCGTGTCAGCAGGATTTCCATCGCCCGCGCTCGATTTTATGGAGTATAAGATCGACCTCAACAAATACCTAACCCGCAATGCACTAAGCACTTTTTACATAAGAGTATCAGGACATTCTATGATAAATGCCGGCATAGACGATGGCGACCTGCTTGTTGTAGACCGCAGCCTTGATCCTGCCGATGGCCGAATAGCCATTTGCCTGATAGATGGGGAGTTTACTGTAAAACGCCTTAAGTACACACCCGACGGATTATTGCTGATGCCCGAAAACCCTGCCTACCAACCCATAGCGGTTACCGACCAAAATCAGTTTGTTCTGTGGGGACTGGTTACTTATGTGATTAAAAAAATAATATAA
- a CDS encoding Y-family DNA polymerase, with translation MYALIDCNNFYASCERVFQPQWQEKPVIVLSNNDGCIISRSEEAKALGIPMAAPEFKIRTHLKQHKVKVFSSNYSLYGDLSQRVMGIMRTFTPNVEEYSIDEAFLDLNEIAITNHHAYGQQMREKVLKWLSLPICVGIAPTKTLGKAANRIAKKYQEHTGGTYVMDTDEKRLKALKWLKAEDVWGIGRRMAKRLKAKNILTAYDLIQPHWHDWIKKEWGVVGLRLKMELEGIPAIGDGAVPESKKSIATTRSFPKQLTDYDLIRERVSTFATVTAEKLRKQNSCCHMVIVMLVADKHSIDDPKYHYSKGITLPFATNSALTISTVAVQLLKEMLAETNTVRFKKAGIIVTELIPQDAKQLNLFNNEDPRHLALMKAMDKVNEKNGKRIVRLATQAAKTWDMNQKMLSPRYTTDINEILTVQCR, from the coding sequence ATGTATGCACTAATTGACTGCAATAACTTTTATGCCTCATGCGAGAGGGTTTTTCAGCCGCAATGGCAGGAGAAGCCTGTTATTGTGTTGTCTAATAATGATGGATGCATTATATCGCGAAGTGAAGAGGCTAAAGCACTGGGCATACCCATGGCTGCGCCGGAATTTAAGATTCGTACACATTTAAAACAGCACAAAGTAAAGGTATTTTCCAGTAATTATTCGCTTTATGGCGACCTCAGCCAACGTGTTATGGGTATTATGCGCACTTTTACTCCAAATGTTGAAGAATACAGCATAGACGAGGCCTTTCTTGACCTTAACGAAATAGCAATTACAAATCATCATGCCTACGGACAGCAAATGCGTGAAAAAGTATTGAAGTGGCTCAGCCTGCCCATATGTGTAGGTATAGCACCCACTAAAACGCTGGGAAAAGCTGCAAACCGCATTGCAAAGAAATACCAGGAACACACCGGCGGCACTTATGTTATGGATACAGATGAAAAACGCCTTAAAGCGCTTAAGTGGCTTAAGGCAGAAGACGTTTGGGGCATAGGAAGACGTATGGCAAAAAGGCTTAAGGCGAAAAATATACTTACAGCATACGACCTCATACAACCACACTGGCACGACTGGATAAAAAAAGAATGGGGTGTGGTAGGACTACGTTTAAAAATGGAGCTTGAGGGCATACCCGCCATAGGCGATGGTGCTGTTCCTGAAAGTAAAAAGAGCATTGCTACCACCCGGAGCTTCCCGAAACAGCTTACCGATTATGACCTGATACGCGAACGCGTAAGTACCTTTGCAACCGTTACTGCCGAAAAACTGCGCAAACAAAATTCCTGCTGCCATATGGTTATTGTAATGCTGGTAGCCGACAAACACAGTATAGACGACCCAAAGTACCACTACAGTAAAGGCATTACACTACCCTTTGCTACAAACTCTGCGCTTACTATAAGCACCGTTGCCGTACAGCTGCTTAAAGAAATGCTGGCAGAAACCAATACGGTAAGGTTTAAAAAGGCCGGGATAATTGTTACAGAACTTATTCCGCAGGATGCAAAACAGCTTAACCTGTTTAACAACGAAGACCCTCGACACCTTGCCCTGATGAAAGCTATGGACAAGGTAAATGAGAAGAACGGCAAACGCATTGTGCGCTTGGCCACACAGGCTGCCAAAACCTGGGACATGAACCAGAAAATGCTTTCGCCCCGCTATACTACCGATATTAACGAAATACTTACAGTGCAATGCCGGTAA
- a CDS encoding Crp/Fnr family transcriptional regulator produces MVNNFKKYLLEKEDYSEAELQQIAAVATVVDLQAGEILFTEGSLWPYNGFVCGGLLVNYTTDGAGIEKTLSFAPELFWAGDRNSLLTGTPIPYSARALETTRLVLIEHNELENLRFKIQRFNDMMNLLIQKFIEVTTRNILDNMIFSDEEKYSRLITKIPTLNERAPRQMIASCLNITPEGLNHIIDGMPWQPGSAI; encoded by the coding sequence ATGGTAAATAACTTTAAAAAATATCTGCTTGAAAAAGAAGATTATAGCGAAGCCGAACTGCAACAAATAGCAGCGGTTGCAACCGTTGTTGATTTGCAGGCCGGAGAAATTCTTTTTACAGAGGGCAGCTTGTGGCCATACAATGGTTTTGTGTGCGGCGGGCTGCTTGTAAATTACACCACTGATGGCGCAGGTATAGAAAAAACGCTGAGTTTTGCGCCCGAATTATTTTGGGCAGGCGACCGCAACAGCCTGCTTACGGGCACACCCATTCCGTACAGTGCACGTGCACTCGAAACAACACGCCTGGTACTAATAGAACATAATGAACTGGAAAACCTACGGTTTAAAATACAGCGGTTTAATGATATGATGAACCTGCTAATACAAAAATTCATCGAGGTTACTACACGCAACATACTTGATAATATGATATTTTCTGATGAAGAAAAATATTCCAGACTTATTACTAAGATACCCACATTAAACGAACGCGCACCGCGACAAATGATAGCTTCCTGCCTCAATATTACGCCTGAAGGGCTTAATCATATTATAGATGGCATGCCGTGGCAACCCGGTTCTGCTATATAG
- a CDS encoding Crp/Fnr family transcriptional regulator, with amino-acid sequence MFEVFSSYLKDKAAFTEEDLQQVKKVCSYRSLAANEKLITEGDLWGHNAFVCSGLTRGYRTGLDGKPITINFSPEHYWTGDREGLLTGKPSTVNVEALVPTQLVLITKDDFDRLCVNLTPFSEFMTTLIQRNLSAYQTRMAETLNFNDEEKFAAFIAKFPTVLQRAPLNTIATYLDMECKVLSYLINRLL; translated from the coding sequence CGGAAGAAGACCTACAACAGGTTAAAAAAGTTTGTAGCTATCGTTCGCTTGCAGCTAACGAAAAACTTATTACAGAGGGTGATCTTTGGGGCCATAATGCCTTTGTGTGCAGCGGGCTTACCCGCGGATACCGCACAGGTTTAGATGGAAAGCCCATTACTATTAATTTTTCTCCGGAACATTACTGGACCGGAGATCGTGAGGGACTGCTTACCGGAAAACCTTCTACCGTAAATGTAGAAGCGCTTGTGCCTACCCAACTTGTACTGATAACCAAAGATGATTTTGACAGGCTGTGTGTCAACCTTACGCCTTTCAGCGAATTTATGACCACATTAATACAGCGCAACCTAAGCGCATACCAAACGCGAATGGCCGAAACCCTAAACTTTAACGACGAAGAAAAGTTTGCTGCCTTTATTGCAAAATTCCCTACTGTGTTACAACGCGCTCCATTAAATACCATAGCTACTTACCTTGATATGGAATGCAAGGTCTTATCTTATTTAATTAATAGATTATTATAA